GACGCTCGCCAACCTCTTCGCCGGGCTGCAGATCGCCTTCGGCGACATGGTGCGCATCGGCGACACGGTGGTCGTGGACGGCGAGTGGGGCACGGTCGAGGAGATCACCCTGACGTTCCTGACGGTCCGGACGTGGGACGAGCGCCGCATCACGATGCCGGTGTCGTACTTCACGTCCAAGCCCTTCGAGAACTGGTCGCGCGGCACCCCGCAGATGACCGGCATCGTCTACTTCCACGTCGACCACACCGCGCCGCTCGACGCGATGCGCGAGAAGCTGCGCGACATCCTGCGCGAGTGCCCGGCCTGGGACGGCCGTGCCTGCGGCCTCGACGTCACGGACACCACCCCGAACACCATGCAGGTGCGGGCCCTGGTCACGGCGAAGGACGCCGACGACATCTGGACGGTGCGGGTCACGGTCCGCGAACAGATGATCCGCTGGCTGTCCCACGACCACCCGTACGCCCTCCCGAGGGTGAACACAGCGGACGCGACGCTGCCCCCGGGCCATCTGCCCGGCCAGTCCCGGTCCCCGGACGGAGCGGCACGCCGGGCGCACGGCCACCGCGACTCACCGTAGGTCGCCGCGGGCGCGGGGGAGGCCGCCGACGGCGGCGTCCCCCTGCGGGGGTTTCCCGCCGTCGGCGGGAAACCCCCGCAGGGGGACGGTCACCTGTCAACCGACTGGAAACGGACGGTGCGCGGGTGGGAGACCCCACGGCGAGCACCCCTACCCGCCTCACCGAAGA
This window of the Streptomyces sp. NBC_01275 genome carries:
- a CDS encoding mechanosensitive ion channel family protein, giving the protein MEILLRPVIVVGGSVVLTLLIGWATDRLLRKADDRHPETSLWGLLRRGRVPYQLVLCAALLRGSYAQAKLLEAHRVGIGRTLTLVLIGSAAWLVIRITGAIVETSYSRYARVHRDPARVRRVRTQVSLIMRVVSAVVGVVATAAMLLTFPAMRAAGASLLASAGILGIVAGVAAQSTLANLFAGLQIAFGDMVRIGDTVVVDGEWGTVEEITLTFLTVRTWDERRITMPVSYFTSKPFENWSRGTPQMTGIVYFHVDHTAPLDAMREKLRDILRECPAWDGRACGLDVTDTTPNTMQVRALVTAKDADDIWTVRVTVREQMIRWLSHDHPYALPRVNTADATLPPGHLPGQSRSPDGAARRAHGHRDSP